A window of Streptomyces caniferus contains these coding sequences:
- a CDS encoding NADPH-dependent FMN reductase, with translation MSEHPYRLAVIVASTREGRFAPVIANWFTRHAETHAHVDVDVIDLDAVRPYTLRHGTEEYESFAKRVDEADAFVVITPEYNHSFPAPLKHAIDLLHRQWQAKPVGFVSYGGISGGLRAVEQLRLVFAELHATTVRETVSFALAGNLFDDAGGLHDPAPATQAADALLHQLTWWALALREARAARPYGV, from the coding sequence ATGTCCGAGCACCCCTACCGCCTCGCAGTGATCGTCGCCAGCACCCGGGAGGGCCGGTTCGCGCCCGTCATCGCGAACTGGTTCACCCGGCACGCCGAAACCCACGCCCACGTCGACGTGGACGTCATCGACCTGGACGCCGTCCGCCCGTACACCCTCCGTCACGGCACCGAGGAGTACGAGTCCTTCGCCAAGCGCGTCGACGAGGCGGACGCCTTCGTGGTGATCACCCCGGAGTACAACCACTCCTTCCCGGCCCCGCTCAAGCACGCCATCGACCTGCTGCACCGCCAGTGGCAGGCCAAGCCGGTCGGCTTCGTCTCGTACGGCGGGATCTCCGGCGGCCTGCGCGCGGTGGAACAACTGCGGCTGGTCTTCGCCGAGTTGCACGCCACCACGGTGCGCGAAACGGTGAGCTTCGCGCTCGCCGGCAACCTCTTCGACGACGCGGGCGGACTGCACGACCCGGCCCCCGCCACCCAGGCCGCCGACGCCCTGCTCCACCAGCTGACCTGGTGGGCCCTGGCCCTCCGCGAGGCCCGTGCGGCACGCCCGTACGGCGTCTGA